TGTGTTTCTATATGATCACTCATTAGTTGACACGTGTATAAAATCTATTACTATGACTTTACTATTAAATGTTTGGACATTATATTTAATCGTGGTATGAGttttatatacaaatgttatgaattgtgttttcacATTTGTCTTATTTTCTAATGAATTAAATATGATTAATATATGTATGACCAACCCTTAAACTAGTGTTGGAATGAATTACataattaactttttataattattactaatatatacaatatactTTATCTGGAACAATTTTTAGTAACAAATGTATGAATTTTGTGGACTTAATGAATGAATCGTGTATAAATTGAAACACAATATCAAGCACTAAATTTATAACAGTATGCATTCTGTATGATAACTGAATGAACAGTGTATAAATAATAACCAGTACGCTAAACAcaaattattatgttttatatCAAACCAAAACATTAAtataaccaacaaaaaaaaataaaaaatatatatagtcttAACAAATGAACATTCATTATTTTTGCATAGGATAATTTGAATATGTTTTCCTGTTATGTCCAACTTGACGACATCTACTACATGTAACTTTTGAccttttgaatttcacatcagcaaACCCCCTCCATTTGAAAATCGACATAATTccctgtttcattaaaaaaaatataaattagtctcacattataaacaaacaattcgaaatacaaatatcattcagacagacataatattacaaaacaatttttatattcaatcaaaaaacatttcatacaaatatcattcaaatAGTACATTCCAAACACTTTCATACTATTTtgatacaaatttcatacaacaaATATGTGCATTTTTTTTACGAAATACTTCATTAATGtcacacaaatttatacaaaaatgtcaacaataaaatttcaaaattaatacaaCCTTAAAACACCTATCATACAATtcgtcaaaatttcaaataatttttttttcagattacTGGACATGctttcatacaaatttcatactttCTTAATATACATTTCATACAACATTAATCATACATTACAAATATCTATATCTTATCGTACCAAATAATTCATTTCTAACTCACTAATTACTTTAGAAATGACAACATCTAATATAACAcactaaaatttattatttaataccaacttaaaacacttGTTATACAATTCGTCAAAAAtccaaataactttttttacagCTTACGAAACACATTTTCTTACAAATTTCTTTCCAATAATTctattaaattcattcataaatatacaattactttatactttaagaaaaaaaaatacacaaaacaaTCACAAAAACAGAAAATCACTAATATTATACATTTCACAACAGTTAATACGTATTATGAACAAAACGTAttgtttatacaaaaaaatatatcacattcaatatagtgatgatgtacaaaaacaaaatcacaaaatatgatttacagtttcattttttttttcatttcactgAAATCCAAATACAAAtagtaaacaattaaaaatactaacCTCAAGGATCCCATCTTCcgccatgtttaattaatattgataagtagttgtccatcacaaaaaaaataggatttttcaaacaaaaaaaaaaacttcaattagtCGCCAGTGACAAAATTTCTggaagaaaattgaagagagagaaacgtggaagaaaaatggataaaatcagatttttgaattaattaaacaaattagATCGAATTAAGGAAactaaatattcttaattagtttgagattccttaattcatgctaattaataattatcttaaattaattcaaatttaattgacaCCCCTATTtccgttttttttttcattttttccttattaattacatattattaattaattataaaaaatcataaatagattaatcatttattaaataaatgaaaattgatttttaaaatcagatttttgaattaattttaacaaattagagtgaattaaggaaactgaatattcttaattaatttggaTCCCTTATTTCAtgctaatcattaattatctacaataaattcaaattaaattacagcccacaatttcagttttttactttattatttctaattccgtttttttttaattttctattatctttttatttatttttaaagttttttccaattaataaaaacatttcttttttttttttaacttattataacctgaaatttttaatgttataacttgaaagtctaaatctattattataacttgaaaatagtactataatatatgtcatatatgaaatttacactTTTTGTACTTATTAAGTTTCAATATTGGGCCAAAATATGAGACCTCAATCATTTGGACTAGGATTTAACGTTATGGaatttttttacaataataGCCATAGCCCATAGCGGAtcgaatttattatttattcaatatacataaattatatactaattataCATAATTTAACACATATGATACATATTTCCTAGCGGTTCAGGTTGAGCGCAAGAAAATTAGTTTGAATCCCCATTGCTAAAGGCTATATAGagagaaaagggaaaattataTGATATAACAATTTAAGTCCACTAATTATCagtatagtaatatttttaaattattacaaaagCTACGTTTTTTATAGCAAATTTGTCCTATATGTATATACATAGTTgctatattttgaaatttcataaacaACTATAGTTTGAAGggaaaaatgtctgaaatatatttgaactttgatcgaaattgttgttacgataccgaACTTTGGAAATGACCCTTTACCCCTGCagtatttaatagtgtattttaaaggtatatgtgcccacgtggacatcataaatattggataattataaatagtaacgtgtccacgtggacacatatatacctttaaaatacactattaaatagtgcagggggtaaacggtcctccataaagtttggtatcgtaacagtAATTTCGGCCAAAATTGGAGTACTTTTCACCCTTTTTTCTAGTTTGAAACATAATTACCATTTGTAGTTATTGTTTTGATTTAGAAGTCATGATGTACCTGTCCGCTCAATAAGACTGTATACATGAATACTATCACAATTGTTATTAACTTGTATTCATTCATTCTAATAACGGTATTAATGCATACAATCTTGACaagtaaattacataaattatgTACATTGACTTAATTTCAATATATCAATTGATACAATCACAATTGATTTGCTCGACAAACTTCTTTTCTCTCTCCAAACTATAAATACATATCACATGTTTGGTCGCAAAATTCCCCTAAAGAAAAACCCCTAGCTGAGCCCAATAAAATTCACTTTTTTGGCATTTGGGATAATTTCAAATATCTTGAAAAActgaaacaaacaaaaaataatttacacaCAAACTACAGAGACAGTACCAAATTTCCAggtgtttttaaaaaaacaaactttacCCTGCTTGTTGTTGAGTGCCGTTTGTTTCAGTctactttcttcttcttgaagatGCAGATGAACAAAAAATGGTGGATTCTCTCTCTTCATAACTTCATACTTATCTATTAACTCTTTTTTCAGATCTTTCATTAAATAAAGTTTGATTCTTTAGctgttttttttggttttatgtACCTTTTCTCTTGACCCTTTTCATTTTTGGACTTCTTTTTGCTAAATTCACTTTTATTTCTTGCAGTTAAACAAGGGTTTTTGTTAAAGTTACAATCTTTGCGCTGTTTGAGGTAAGTTGTAGATCCAATGTACTTCAGGTTTTGATTTATAATGTTGGATTCTTGAGCTTACTCTGAAGCTAATGGAGAGAATACTgattgcttcttttttttttttttgtaaaatagttAATGTTAGATGTTACTGGTAATGTTTGTTAATTATATGTGCAAGGTTTAATCTGTTGATACTCAACTGTTTCAACATTGTTGCATTTGGGGCTCTGATTTTTATTGGAAATTGGATGTCCTGAAAGACTATGTAGCTTGGACTCTACAAAAATGTTGCTTAcccgtgtcggattctccaaaaatagcGTATTTTTGGAGTATCCGACATGCAGCTTTTGAtgtttttgaagagtccgagcaacctAGCTGAAAGATGTAGCTGGAGTGCTTTGGTGGTAGGGTTTTCTGCTGAAGGGGATTGCTACACTTGCtaaatttttttaggaattaaatAAAAGTATCACGTTGTTGGTTTCTTGTGTATCCATTTCTATTGGGTTTTTCATCCAATGTGTTATAGCCTTATAGGTGATACCAGGGTTAGAGTAAGTAAAGCTTTCCCTTCTCCATTCCTGAACCACAAAGGAGGAAAGGAACACAACTAGAGGCAAatccaaattttaaaatctatgGGCTCAATCTTTAAGATTTTTAGTATCCATCATTGTTTAAAATTATGGGTTCAGATCTactatttattactattttagtAAACTTTTGCATATAAATTTACACTCTGTGTCAAAGTAATGGGTTCAGATGAACCCAGTGTCTGCATGCTTGTTGCATCCGCCCCTGACACAATGTTAGAGGAAGGAAGTTTCTCTATTACACTCATCAAGTCTGCGAAGCATCTAATTCTCCTCTTCTGGAAGAGATTGTTTGTAGAGTCCCATTGGATAGGTGTTGAATTCATGAATCTTACATGAGAGAAGATCACTTGAGATGGTTTGGTCATGTCCGTGTCGATCTCTAGATGCACCAGTTTGTATGTGTGACCTTATTTAGCGAAGATGTTACATGTGACGAGGTAAACTCAAATCACATGGAAAAAAGTTGTCTGGAAAACCTGAATCTCTTGGAATCCATGCATGCTTAGAGAAAGATAGGGCACAGTGGATGAAAAGATGTCTATGTATGTTTTAGTCATGTTACTATGCTTACTTAATATCCTATGCTTTCTAAGAGTCTTttagataaaatatatagaGAACTGAtactactttttatttatttattttattttgtatattgttgGTTTGAGATGAATTTAATTGGAGAAACATAGTAAGTGAGAGTTTGTTGGGTACTGAGGCGTAGTTGTTGCttctcttcttttatttgttgGCATGTTGATAAACCAATTAGGCTTTAGGCTCTAGATCCTTGAAAGAAAAGGATATATTGACAATCAATCATCTTTATTTTACCACATTCATTTTGACCATACAATCTCTTTTAATCCACTAAATTGATCACTGATGGTAGGCTTTTTGTCGGATCTCTAGACTTTTGTTATGCAACTTCACTTTTATATATGCAGAATCACAATTGTGCTTTAGTTTTGGAAAAAAGAACACATAGATAAACATTTTAACCCCATCAATGGCTTATATTACATCAATGGCTACTTACTGCAGCAAGTTTGCATGTGCTTATTTGATATAGAGCTCTTTTGAACCTTCCAAACTTATTATTCACAAGGTTCTTACGTTGTGGGCATCAAACTTATTACTATGGGAAAATCTCCTGGAAAGTGGCTCAGGTCATTGCTGCCAGGGAAAAAGTCTTCCAAATCTGGCACATCAAAGGTAGGAGATACGATCCAATTTtgtattgaattgaattatcccTCTGGTTCTGCCTTTTGCTTATTATCTGCCTGCTTTATAGTAAAGTGGATTTGTCCATATTTCACTTTGGTTTGTCAAGAGTTAAAAGCTAGTTTTATTCTTTTGTTAGTGCGAAATTGCTACTACTTTAGTGTTTAGTGGATTCACAAGTTAGTAGCTAACTTTTTGCTCCTTCTGGAATAGAATTGGGTAAGGTTTATACTGAGAAATGTAAAATTGTTGCCATTGGAATTTTCCTCATCTCatcaagaacaaaaaaataaaaattgttgcCTGTAGAACCTTTGCATGGCGTAAGGCCGTAACCCATGGTAGTACTTTTTGGGGAAGTGGACATTCTTTTGAGGCAAGCCATAAGGCGAGCTGTCTAATTACTTTGGTGAATAACATTCATGAAAATGAACCTTGTCTTCTGCCCTAATGTCAATACCTATGGTCGCTGGCCACGAAAACAGTATTATCATCACAATGCAACAAACTTGAACAGGGCAACTTGTAAAGGATATGTTTCTTTGAGAACAATTTTCCACAAGCATTACTTGTTCATTCTGCTTATCCTTCTTTCCCGTGTGGggtttattttattcatattatttctaataagtTATTTTAATCTCTGTTTCTTTCTTTAAAGAAATCTTCAAATGAGAAAGCATCTGTAATTTCCACCAATGCGGCATTGTCCAGTTCGTCTGTCCATCTGCCATTGATATCTGAACCAGTTGCTGGTAATTCTGGTGGAATAAAAGAAGACTCGAACTTTGAGAAAGGAGAGGTCACTGATGAGGTGATTCTCCCTTCTATCGAGCGAGATGGAGACGAACAAAATACTTGTCTTACCTTACCCGAGGATACTGAGAAAATGAGGCTTGAGCAAGCTGCTACGAAGGCACAAGCTATTGTTAGGGGTTATCTGGTAATTACTTTACCATATAGATTTACTGGtgtcttaaaatatttttggtttttttgtGTTCTCTATTACAATTTCAGtaattatgtttgtttttggCAAGCTTTATCTTCTACCTTTCGATGTCTTCCCCTTCCACTTCAATATTGTGGCAGCGAGTTACTTTCACAGCTTTTAACTCTACTATGCTCGTTTCTTGTGGTTAATGAATGTACGAGctgattttatttgtattgttcTTTCAGCAACATATATGAATAGGTCTTGATTTTCTGTTAAAATGGTTAGAGACAACTGACAAGTGTTAGATGTTAAGAGACTGGAAGTTGTAGCATCTGCTAGTTTTTCTCATAGTTTAACCTAAACAAGACATGCAATTGTCCATGTTTGTTTAGTAGGGTTTATCTATATAAACTATTCTTTTGCACAAAGGTGCAGAATGCCGGAAGAATGCTGAAAATTTTACAAGACTATATTGTAAAGATGTAAACAACTTCCTAAGAAGGGAAGTTATGCTACATTAGAATTGCTAGAAAACGATCTCTTCTGAGACATAAATCTTGGAAAATGACCATCATCAGCAAGCTCATATACTACCAACAAAACGGGTTTTCCAGTGGCTCCAAAGCCACGTTGAATCTACGTGTTGATGACATTTGGATTCTTGCAACCCTTGAAGGTCTTAATGGTTTTCTTCATAATGTTCACCAAATGGCTTTGAATAGTGCTTTCCCGATGGATGCATTTTAGACTTTATGTGACTGATAGTTTAACCTTTTCTCTGTTCATGTGTTTCCTTAATTTTGCAAATGATTTGAGTGTTATGAAAGGACTTGACTACTTACCTCTGACATGATCTTGCTACCTTTGATGTTTAAGAAAATTTTCTATGACAATGGGCTGATATCTAATTTAACTTGAACATTTAACCTGTACTAATGCTGATATGGTCTCTCTGAAGGCTCGCCGAGCATTTCTCAGCCTCAAGGGGACCATAAGGCTACAAGCTGCAGTACGTGGCCATCTGGTCAGAAGGCAGGCTGTTGCTACATTATACTGTATACATGGCATTGTCAAACTTCAAGCACGTATCCGTGGCCAGATTATTAGACGTTCCAGTATTGGTTGTGAATTGGTAACCAAACAAGGACTTGAAAAACAGGTAACCTACCAAattgactttttaaaatttactacTCCTTATGCCCCAATTTATGTGAAGGTGTTTGAAAGaaagactcttgaaatttgTGTCTAAACGAGCCTGAGAAATTTCTGtagctataaatcatttcatcaaggctaaaatgtaaattttaaaattattttgtcacttaatataaaaatgtcaTTCTTTTCGGGACTCACTGAAAAGGAAGTGCGAGGGGGTACTATCTAAGGTGAAGGATGAGGAGCTCACACCTTGTGAGCTACCCTCCAACACAGCCAAATTGACTTAATGGTATCAAGGCTTATTGTGATTTGAAATTACAACGTTTAGGAATCCAAGTTTCTTAGACTATATGCTTCCAAGGGTGTTCAATGTACCATTTTTTATAACTGTTCTGCTATGAGTCTTGACTTGCTCAATGGCTTATAGTTTTTTATGGTACCTTTCATCATTAGGATGCTAAACAATTGGATTATCAGAGAACTAATGCATCCAAACTAGCACGGGAGCTATCCAAGAATGAATTCACTACAAAGGTACACATCTAACTTCTCGCcattttttcttactttttttttccatactgtTCCTGCATTGTCTGGACCTAGAGGGAAGAATATGCCCATAAGACAAGTGGTTATCTCTAAATAACCAAAAGCTGATACCCAGATATTGAAGTTTTGCATACATGAAAACTCCCCTTACTGctaaaattagtattttttagattttgaggCATTAAGTGCAAAAGAATGtctcatttgaatttgaaagaacCAACTTTTCTCGTTTTTACTTGGTTATTGTTACTATAGTTGACCGATCCACTGATTGAACAATCTTTTCATATGGTATATTTCAGCTACTTGCTTCATCACCTACTGTAATGCCTCTACACCTCCATTATGGTCCAGAGGAACCAAATTCTAGTCAGGAATGGCTAGTCCGTTGGACTATATCACAGATTTGGCAACCACAACCTAAATCGGAAacactttcaagaaaaaagCATCAAAATGTTGAAGCAGACATTGCTATGTCAAAGCACAGTGTGAGGAAAGTACATTCTAGAAAAATGCAGAACGGTTCAAATCATTCCACTTCTTCAGGGTCAGAAAAGAAGAAATCAAGTCATCTGGTAAACTCTGTTCTTCAGAATCCTGGAAGTGAGATTAAGAAGGTGAAACATGGTGTAAAGAAAATGTCCAGCCCTATATTGGAAAAACCAATTCAGTCTGAGGTTGATACCGAGCGAAAAAGGCAAAGTCATGACAAATTATCAAGCATGAAATCTGATGAACCATTGCAAATTTCAGAAGGGATAGTTGAAAATTCTACTAATGTGGCCCCATCTCAAGAAACGCTAGTGGTGGATGATACTATCTCTCGTTTGGATATCCTTTCTGTATCTGATACTCTTCACAAATCAACTACTGATGCTGCGGATCAAAAACCAATCACTGATAACCAAAAGGATGATACTCCTGTTGCAAATGAGGATTCTTGTACTAACCATGATAATAAAGAGGGGAATGAGAGCAACAAGGTTAACAGAAGAGTTTCTTTACCTGCAAAGCATGATGTCGATGCAAGTACGCCAACTACGCCAACGACAAGAAAGGTGCCCAGCTACATGGCTCCAACCAAGTCTGCTAAAGCTAAGCTGAAAGAGCAAGCCTCACCAAGGTTTGGGCAAGATGTGGCAGAGAAGAATGCCGTAACCAGACGTCATTCTTTGCCGTCCCCTATGAATGGAAAGCTGAGTTCATCACCATCACCACGGGTACAGAGGCTGGTCCAAGCTAGTGCCAAAGAAGGAATCAAGATCGATAGATCTTTATCATCTTCAAGGGATGGTACTGGTGAGTATTTAAGTGCCAACTCATTCTCTTCGTCCATTTCAGTATGTTTTGTCTTAGTTTGATTAGACACAGAGTTCTGAAACAGAGTAGTTCACTGTGGAGTATGAAGTGAACTACTTGTGCATTAATTTCAAACGATAGAAAAATTGCCTAaccaaaaatatttcatatttggtCCTAGGTTCTATCAAGAGATTAATGTATGTCTTGTGAACCCTTATACAATGCATCTACTTGACGTTACGCATGTAACTTTTGCCTTTATCATTTCAGATAAGATGACTCGAGCAGAATGGAAGCGGTAACTCTGCAAGAATCTCAGATGTAGCAGGAAAGTAGTACCCGGGGATCGATCACTGACAGAACAAAACTTCATTATGTTCATATTCCTACTTTTGATGTTTGAAAGTAACTAAATTATAAGATATAGATAGATGGTGTGCCTTTTCACTTTGCTTGGGAAATATTGCAAGAGTTTGTACCTGCTAAACTTTAGATATAGGGTTGTCTTGTTAAGTTCTAGGCATGTTGTCTGCTGAGTTGATATAGAATGTGTGTTTTGAGGCAAAATCTATTTGTATGTTAAGTTAATGTTTGCTTTGAAATGTTTGATTATGCAAAAATACTAATACAAACGAGTTATAGTGTTCTTACTTACCCTTCAACATGATTTGAATGGTTAACCTATTGATCTGGTGAAGGAGCTCAACCACTTGAGCAAGCCTCGGGATTTAGCAAGTAAGGCATACTTCCCCCACTCTTAGAATGATTTCGTTTTGTAGTAGTGTCGTTGCAATcaattttatgagaaaattttatttttactcgtAAGAGATAAAAGCACTATGATTTATTTTGTACCGTCTAAACTAAAAAAACACTATGATTATTTGGTGTTTAAGAAGGCTTAGTTACTACATTAACTTTTTAAAAGAAGTTTAACCTATGATAGTAGGTTAATTATATAAGGTTACGAAGTGCTATTATCTAATTAACATAGATCTAAATGTTAATTCCTTTCACAAAAACAAAACTACCCTTTTTCAATCACCAATAAATACAAGATCTCTCTCATATATAATTTTAGCGGGTCGGATTAAGTGGGGTTggtcaataaaataaaataattcaaatgagtatcattttattttttaaaaatttagcttaaaataaaaattctatatcataattatattttaaaagtcaGAAAACATACATGATAAGCGATAAGCCGATAACTATTACTAAACCAAATTTAAGTAGGTTTAATTATAGTAATACACTTAAAAtcctttttagagaaaatttaggattaaaatatctataaattCCTAAACCACTTAACAATCTTTTatcaagttaattaatttaccATGGAGACTTTTGTTTATGAAGAGTCTAATTTGCATTACTCCTTTGGATGGTCTAAAACAAAAcccaaaaattccaaaaattcccaaaatcGTCGTCCTACGttagaattaatcaaaattttgttGATTTGCAAAACCAAACATATTTGGCGTAATCTTTCAGGTAAAAGCAAGACAAGTCGTAAACGTCCTCGAATCTCAACGTCTATCACAATGGAATCTCAAGATTTCAAGGATCCAGAAAAGACTTGTCTTGCCATATACAACGAgttaaaaaaatgtcaatttcCAGTCTTCGAGTGTAAAGTGATGGTTGATGAGTTGATCGAATTGGCACATAAATATATCCATCGTTCTGTGCTCGTTGATAATCGTTACGTGTTGAAACTTGGTGCTAAGATTAATATGTTGCACAAGTACAAGCAAATAAAGGAGAATTATGATAggaattttttggcaaaaaatatTCCCAAAAAGAGTTGTAATATATGTGAAGACATTTTTAGA
The DNA window shown above is from Solanum stenotomum isolate F172 chromosome 6, ASM1918654v1, whole genome shotgun sequence and carries:
- the LOC125868293 gene encoding protein IQ-DOMAIN 31-like; protein product: MGKSPGKWLRSLLPGKKSSKSGTSKKSSNEKASVISTNAALSSSSVHLPLISEPVAGNSGGIKEDSNFEKGEVTDEVILPSIERDGDEQNTCLTLPEDTEKMRLEQAATKAQAIVRGYLARRAFLSLKGTIRLQAAVRGHLVRRQAVATLYCIHGIVKLQARIRGQIIRRSSIGCELVTKQGLEKQDAKQLDYQRTNASKLARELSKNEFTTKLLASSPTVMPLHLHYGPEEPNSSQEWLVRWTISQIWQPQPKSETLSRKKHQNVEADIAMSKHSVRKVHSRKMQNGSNHSTSSGSEKKKSSHLVNSVLQNPGSEIKKVKHGVKKMSSPILEKPIQSEVDTERKRQSHDKLSSMKSDEPLQISEGIVENSTNVAPSQETLVVDDTISRLDILSVSDTLHKSTTDAADQKPITDNQKDDTPVANEDSCTNHDNKEGNESNKVNRRVSLPAKHDVDASTPTTPTTRKVPSYMAPTKSAKAKLKEQASPRFGQDVAEKNAVTRRHSLPSPMNGKLSSSPSPRVQRLVQASAKEGIKIDRSLSSSRDGTDKMTRAEWKR